A single region of the Anomaloglossus baeobatrachus isolate aAnoBae1 chromosome 2, aAnoBae1.hap1, whole genome shotgun sequence genome encodes:
- the LOC142289810 gene encoding LOW QUALITY PROTEIN: uncharacterized protein LOC142289810 (The sequence of the model RefSeq protein was modified relative to this genomic sequence to represent the inferred CDS: inserted 2 bases in 1 codon; deleted 2 bases in 1 codon), which produces MQLCNFHNLRFQELFTQYTAEPRDSENRRRYEQEIREMERQRGYDVRLILTKPWHVLRTIVNGRHKAYVNMCSSRALKKPYRPTAADRARQMYRQWSLHYVTNPARQELDRDRCRVLIYDVAFHPDTLHRASRSLSFRSHVDLTALHSVAQQYHVHVDTRNVQIMRCKYMGRRQPTFYRTLLPLPLPKPQGVTGSLQKSKTTLPPGEAGDSRASPLETTLPPGEASDSRASPLETTLPPGEASDSRASPLETTLPPGEASDSRASPLETTLSPEEASDSRASPLETTLPPREASDSRASTLETTLPPGEAGDSRASALETTLSPEEASDSRASPLETTLPPGEASDSRASALETTLSPEEASDSRASTLETTLPPGESGDSRASPLETTLPPGEASDSRASSLETTLPPGEASDSRASPLETTLPPTAASDSRASPLETTLPPGEASDSRASPLETTLSPEEASDSRASPLETTLPPREASDSRASTLETTLPPGEAGDSRASALETTLSPEEASDSRASPLETTLPPGEASDSRASALETTLSPEEASDSRASALETTLSPEEASDSRASTLETTLSPEEASDSRAFLLETTLPPTAASDHSPSPLETTVPHYTIRHRSFFSLQDYRNPRDSAPSPVPQELVITVYLPLLKEESAIVLQIHPKDLSLESYNPAYKLQLDLPYLVEDGRHVYDYDTTKKQLLITLPVVQQDLPSLMPTPPPAKEDSPKPNRTTRDAEKTPPNSIFTCSQDATTVTLFIHMKDIDQHSVTCEVRFCVKTSNAPCVLFVAFQPQYGLNTDEIDVNMSTDNMVLKLTKSTANFRPWKSLYFGVNSNTLQERSFSNEKNMAANRLPPSTMPWATQINVLEMTDRRTHIRLKIYVEEEHLLTEEEQHWGLSGLLSLRSSHSDSTSQSDTSETSEESRQSPHLPMGCPTSPPAQPSAQRTHTDHPAEEDEGLCTPAPELDEDDLPDGAELLQILHPXPFHTDRVLYDVACSDSSALFFSDHRTLCLCLTWTDYSL; this is translated from the exons ATGCAGCTCTGTAACTTCCATAACCTCCGCTTCCAGGAGCTTTTCACCCAGTACACGGCGGAGCCCCGGGACTCCGAGAACCGGCGCCGCTACGAGCAGGAGATCCGGGAGATGGAGCGGCAGAGGGGCTATGACGTGCGGCTCATCCTCACGAAGCCCTGGCACGTCCTGCGGACCATCGTGAACGGCCGCCACAAAGCTTACGTGAACATGTGCAGCAGCCGTGCGCTCAAGAAGCCGTACCGGCCTACCGCCGCCGACAGGGCCCGCCAGATGTACCGGCAGTGGAGCCTGCACTACGTCACCAACCCTGCCCGGCAGGAGCTGGACCGGGACCGCTGCCGGGTGCTCATCTACGACGTGGCCTTCCACCCGGACACCCTGCACCGGGCTTCCCGGAGCCTGTCCTTCCGCTCCCACGTGGATCTGACCGCGCTGCACTCCGTGGCCCAGCAATACCACGTGCACGTGGACACCAGGAACGTCCAGATCATGAGGTGCAAGTATATGGGGAGACGACAGCCGACCTTCTACCGCACACTGCTGCCACTACCGCTCCCCAAACCGCAGGGTGTGACCGGCTCCCTGCAGAAGAGCAAGACCACCCTGCCTCCCGGAGAAGCCGGTGACAGCAGAGCCTCTCCCCTGGAGACCACCCTGCCTCCCGGAGAAGCCAGTGACAGCAGAGCCTCTCCCCTGGAGACCACCCTGCCTCCCGGGGAAGCCAGTGACAGCAGAGCCTCTCCCCTGGAGACCACCCTGCCTCCCGGGGAAGCCAGTGACAGCAGAGCCTCTCCCCTGGAGACCACCCTGTCACCTGAAGAAGCCAGTGACAGCAGAGCCTCTCCCCTGGAGACCACCCTGCCTCCCAGAGAAGCCAGTGACAGCAGAGCCTCTACCCTGGAGACCACCCTGCCTCCCGGAGAAGCCGGTGACAGCAGAGCCTCTGCCCTGGAGACCACCCTGTCACCTGAAGAAGCCAGTGACAGCAGAGCCTCTCCCCTGGAGACCACCCTGCCTCCCGGAGAAGCCAGTGACAGCAGAGCCTCTGCCCTGGAGACCACCCTGTCACCTGAAGAAGCCAGTGACAGCAGAGCCTCTACCCTGGAGACCACCCTGCCTCCCGGAGAATCAGGTGACAGCAGAGCCTCTCCCCTGGAGACCACCCTGCCTCCCGGAGAAGCCAGTGACAGCAGAGCCTCTTCCCTGGAGACCACCCTGCCTCCCGGGGAAGCCAGTGACAGCAGAGCCTCTCCCCTGGAGACCACCCTGCCTCCCACAGCAGCCAGTGACAGCAGAGCCTCTCCCCTGGAGACCACCCTGCCTCCCGGGGAAGCCAGTGACAGCAGAGCCTCTCCCCTGGAGACCACCCTGTCACCTGAAGAAGCCAGTGACAGCAGAGCCTCTCCCCTGGAGACCACCCTGCCTCCCAGAGAAGCCAGTGACAGCAGAGCCTCTACCCTGGAGACCACCCTGCCTCCCGGAGAAGCCGGTGACAGCAGAGCCTCTGCCCTGGAGACCACCCTGTCACCTGAAGAAGCCAGTGACAGCAGAGCCTCTCCCCTGGAGACCACCCTGCCTCCCGGAGAAGCCAGTGACAGCAGAGCCTCTGCCCTGGAGACCACCCTGTCACCTGAAGAAGCCAGTGACAGCAGAGCCTCTGCCCTGGAGACCACCCTGTCACCTGAAGAAGCCAGTGACAGCAGAGCCTCTACCCTGGAGACCACCCTGTCACCTGAAGAAGCCAGTGACAGCAGAGCCTTTCTCCTGGAGACCACCCTGCCTCCCACAGCAGCCAGTGACCACAGTCCCTCTCCCCTGGAGACCACCGTCCCCCACTACACCATCCGCCATCGCTCATTTTTCAGCCTGCAGGACTACCGAAATCCCCGGGACTCTGCCCCCAGCCCGGTGCCCCAGGAGCTGGTGATCACTGTATACCTGCCCCTACTGAAAGAGGAGAGCGCCATTGTCCTACAAATCCACCCCAAGGATCTGAGCCTGGAATCCTACAATCCGGCCTACAAGCTGCAGCTGGATCTGCCCTACCTGGTGGAGGACGGTCGGCATGTGTACGATTACGACACCACCAAGAAGCAGCTGTTGATCACCCTGCCCGTGGTCCAGCAGGACCTGCCCAGCCTGATGCCCACTCCTCCGCCAGCCAAAGAGGACTCTCCTAAGCCCAATAGGACCACCAGGGATGCCGAGAAGACCCCTCCAAACTCCATATTCACTTGCTCCCAGGATGCCACCACAGTGACTCTCTTCATCCACATGAAGGACATTGACCAGCACAGCGTCACCTGTGAAGTCCGCTTTTGTGTGAAGACATCGAATGCTCCTTGCGTCTTATTTGTGGCCTTCCAGCCACAGTACGGCCTGAACACCGACGAGATCGATGTCAACATGTCCACCGACAACATGGTCCTCAAGCTGACGAAGTCCACTGCCAACTTCAGGCCATGGAAGAGCCTCTACTTTGGCGTGAACAGCAACACTCTGCAG GAGAGAAGCTTTAGTAATGAAAAGAATATGGCTGCTAATAGGTTACCCCCTTCTACTATGCCATGGGCCACCCAGATAAATGTCCTGGAAATGACTGACAGAAGGACCCACATCCGGCTGAAG ATATATGTGGAAGAAGAGCACTTGCTGACCGAAGAAGAGCAGCATTGGGGTCTGAGCGGGCTTCTGAGTCTGAGGAGCAGTCATTCTGATAGCACAAGCCAATCCGATACCAGCGAGACCTCCGAGGAAAGCCGGCAAAGTCCACACCTGCCGATGGGCTGTCCGACATCACcccctgcacagccctctgcccagCGAACCCACACAGACCACCCCGCTGAGGAAGATGAGGGTctctgc acaccggcccccgaaCTTGATGAAGATGATCTGCCGGATGGTGCAGAGCTTCTCCAAATCCTACACCC ACCCTTCCATACAGACCGTGTCCTCTATGACGTTGCCTGCTCCGACAGCTCTGCCCTCTTCTTCTCCGATCACAGAACACTGTGCCTTTGTTTGACCTGGACTGATTATTCCTTGTAG